The nucleotide window GTTGAATGTTTGGCATTTAAAATTAAGTTTGACCCGGCTAACGTCGCGATAGCAACAGCACCCATATTAATCCAATAAGGGGGTGTTAGTGATTCATGTTTAAAATCAACAAATGTAAATCGATAAAAGATTAATGCAATAATGTTTAGGTATAACATACAGCCTAATAAAAACATGGAGAATGTAAAAAATAAAATAATTTCTTTCCCATTTGTAAAATGTGGAGATAATAGTGTTCCTAAAACAGATACCGATTGCGTCGCAACAGCAGCGATTAACCATGCACCATTAATCCCTTGAGCAATCCTGGGTTTCTCCTTTCTTATGGTTACAGAAAAGAAAAAGGAATACATGATAAGTAGCCACAAGAAAATAGAAAAAAACCACAAGTATTTTGCTAAGTGATAAACGTCTCCAACGATGATTAATTGGGAGCCAAAAACACAAGTTCCAGCAACAAGTGTGAAAAAACCTGGACCCTTTTCGTGGCTAGTTAGATCCGCTATTACCTTCGGAAAATGCCATATTAATCGCAATATAGTTAATATCCATAAAATAATATAAAATAAACTATTTGCATAAAGTAAAATTTTTGCCATGAAGTGAACGTCGAGGAGAAATAAAGAAATAGACAAAGCCCCAGTCGCCATGGTTAAGGCAAAATATCCTGTAAATAAATTAGCTGTTTTTTCTTTTAAAAAGGAAATCATACATTTTGCCTCACTTTTTGCTTACTTTTAAACCAGGATCAAAATAGATTCTGGCTTTTTATATATGAATACTGCCGATTTCTTCTTTCGACAATCCCATACTGAAGTATATTATAACAAAACTAACGCACGATTAAGAATACTAAAATGTGATTCTAATGAATCATCCAATTACATACTAGATAATGGCACCCCTTGCACATTGGGTAAATCCTGAATTTTTTGTTATAAAGTGCAACGCTTTATTTAATATAGAACATGCCATAGATAAAACGTGGCATAGGATTGCCAGCCCTCCCAGCGTATAGAAAGCTTCAAAAGCTCTTCCTTCGCAGGCTTATTCATCGCCTTGGTTAGATGCCTAATGGCGTTGTGCAGTCCGACATCATCAATCGGATATGCCGAGGGATTACGTAAGCAGCGCATTATTACATAATTCGCTGTCCATGGACCAATTCCGCGGATAGTAATTAAACTTTTTTCAACTTCTTTAAGGTTTTCCATTCTCATTAATTTTTCTTTTGATAATTTACCGCTGGCCATAAATTGGGCAATGCCAATGATGTATTCACTCTTTTTCAATGTCATTTTAATATCAGCCAAATCTGCAGGTGTTACGAGGGCAATTTGTTCGCAAGTTGGAAAGATCCAATAGATCCGCCCATTCCATTTGATTGAATCACCAAACTTTTCAACAAATTGTCTTTTTAAGCTGTAGGCAAATGCTAGATTGATTTGCTGCCCTAAAACTCCCCAACAAAGGGCCTCAAATAAATCGGGAACCCCGATTACACGCAAACCATAAAATTGTTGGACAGGCCACTTAAGTAGTGGGTCTGCTTTTGCCATTGCATAAAATGGTGTTAAATCGCGATCGAGATCAAACCATTCACGAATATATTGGACAACTCCAGCGCGCTGCGACCGGTTTAGAGGTCTGGACACGTTTAAGAACCTGACGACCATTTGATTGCTGTTATTCACGTGTATTTGTACTAAAGTTCGTGTTTCGCCAACGACAATCACCCTCGTGATCATTTCGTTCTCAACCTCAAACATACACTCATTTTTATTGCGCACTAAATAGCCAAGGTTGGCCTTACTATTAAAATCATCTGGTAGGTTGATGAGAATGGTCCCATCGATCTCCTGCCAGTCTTGTTGATCTTCTTTCATTTCAATGCCTCCACTTTAATTTCTACTACTATTATCACAAAAATTACTTTCGATTTGTTGCTTTTCCATCTTCTTGTATGCTTACCTACAGTCTAATCGAAGGTTATAATAGAAACTAGAGGTGGATCAATTGAAAATAGGAAATTTCAGTAGGAGAACCATTTCCAAAGAAATTGGATGGGAGGAACGACGTTATGAAATCAATGAATAAGATAACGATATATTGGTCGCTGCTTACATTTAAGGATTGGAATTTATATATAGCTGCAACAGACAAAGGACTATGCTACGTTGGGTCACTGAACAAGTCATTAGAGGAATTGACCATATGGGCGGAAAAGCAGTTCCCGGGGGTCCTTCTTGTGGAAGATAGGGAGGAGCTAGAGCCTTATGTAACGGAACTAATTGAATATTTCGAGGGGAAGCGGATGAATTTCTCTGTCCCTTTTGATTATCAAGGTACAGATTTTCAAGTTGCTGTTTGGAATGCACTTTGTGAGATTCCGTTTGGGGAGACAAGGTCCTATTCCGATATCGCAAACCATATCGATAAACCGTCGGCAGTCCGTGCAGTAGGATCGGCAATCGGTGCAAATCCTGTATTGATTACTGTGCCCTGCCATCGTGTTGTTGGAAAAAATGGCTCGCTCACAGGCTATCGCGGTGGATTAGAGATGAAGAAACAATTGCTTGGTTTAGAGCAAAAGTATTAAAAGTGGTTGATTAATCATATTTATAAATTTTTCTTTATTTGTGAATACTATCTCCATATAGATTAGATCATTGGAGTGGGTATACATATGGAGGACAAATCAAAGATACCTTTAACAGCTGCCGAAATGAGTGGATTATGGACGCAATATATGAATGACTCATTGGCAGTGTGTGTAAATAGATATTATTTAGAGACTGTGGAGGACGAGGAGGTTCGACCGATCGTTGAATTTACCTTAAACACGGCAAAAAAGAATATATTAATAATGGAGGATATATTTAAAAGAGAGGATTTCCCTACACCAATGGGATTTACCGACCAAGATGTAAACACAAAAGCACCAAAGCTGTTTTCTGATACGTTTGTCTTAACCTATCTGAGGCACATGTCAATTATTGCCATGCAGGCAAGTGGTGGTGTTTTAGGACTTGCCACTCGCCCTGATATAGTCACTTTTCATAAAAGTGTCCTAAACGCTGCTATTGAATTACAGGATTTAACACGGAACTTGTTGTTGAAACAAGGAACATACATAAAGCCACCCTACATCACACCACCTGATTCTGTAGAATTTGTGAAGCAGAATCATTTTTTAGCAGGCTTTTTGGGTAAGAAAAGGGCCATAACTTCTGTGGAAATCAGCCATTTATTTTTTAATTTGAAAACGAATGCAATTGGAAAAGCATTGATCACGGGATTTGCCCAAATAGCTGAGGACAAAGACGTGAAGCAGTTTTTTGTAAGAGGGATGCAAATGGCTCGGGATCATATGGATATCTTTGGTAACTTTTTAAAGGAAGAAGAACTGCCTGTTCCGATGAGTTCGGATGCAAATGTTTTAGATTTTACATCTAGGATTTTCTCTGACAAGCTAATGATGTTTCATATTGCATCAATGAATATGTCGGGAATTGGTAATTACGCTATCTCAATGGCAGCAAGTCTGCGAAGGGATATTGGAATGAAATATGCCTCCTTAATACCGGAAGTGTCACTTTATGCTGGGGATGGTGCCAAAATGATGATTAGAAAAGGATGGATGGAGGAACCACCTCAAGCAGATGACCGGGAGGAGTTAGTCCAAGGACATTAGTGGTAATATGTTCACTTTAACAAATGCAGTGCTTTTAGAGAGCATTGCATTTTATTGTGCCTCCTGACAAGAGTATAATAAAAGAGATAAAAATAAAAGGAGGGGACAAAATGAAATACATAAACATCGCTAATACTGACTTAACTGTTTCAAATATGATTATGGGTAATATGCGATTAACACAGCTGTCATTGCCTGAATCCGAGAAGTTAATCAGAACAGCAATGGAGGAAGGAATCAACTTTTTTGATCATGCCGATATTTATGGTAAGGGCAAGTGTGAGGAGATTTTTTCTGATGCCATTCAAATGAATTCGAGCATCCGTGAAAAAATGATCATCCAAAGTAAATGCGGTATTATTTCACCAGAGGGCTATTTTGACTTTTCGAAGGAACATATCATTGAGTCTGTTAATGGGATTTTAAATCGATTAAAAACAGAGTATCTTGATATTCTGTTGCTGCATCGCCCAGATCCATTGATGGAACCTGCCGAGGTAGCGGAGGCGTTTGAGGAGCTGCATTCTAGCGGCAAGGTCAAGTATTTTGGCGTATCAAATCATAATCCTGCACAGATTGAACTTTTACAAAAATATATACCGCATAAATTGGTGGTCAATCAACTCCAGTTTAGTATTGCGCACACACCGATGATTGACTCGGGTATTACCTTAAATATGAAGAATGACCAAGCGATAAACCGCGATAGCAGTATTTTGGAATATTGTCGTTTACATGATATTACGATGCAAGCATGGTCACCCTATCAGCACGGTTTCTTTGAAGGATCGTTTTTAGGTGATTTGGATCGTTTTCCAAAATTAAATGAAGTAGTAGACACCATTGCCGAAAAGTATGACGTAACGAATACTGCCATAGCCACTGCATGGATTACCCGTCATCCTGCTAACATCCAGGTGGTACTTGGCACAACCAATCCAGAGCGGATGAAAGCGGCATGTAAAGGTGCTGAAATCAGATTGACGAGGGAAGAATGGTATCAAATTTACAAGGCAGCGGGGAACATCGTACCATAAAAAGTTAAAAACGGACTGAATTCAAAATTCAGTCCGTTTTTTTACTAGTCATTATGATACCGATTTTTCAGGAAATGTTAACTCCTGTTCAGCCAGTTTCTGTATCTCCATAAATAATATATGATGTTCTTCCATTTCCTTTATTCTAAATGAAAATCCGTCCAATTCAATGCTATCACCAATTTCAGCATCGAATTTTTTAGACAAAAACCAGCCGCCGATTGTGTCTAAATCCTTATTTGAAATCGATGTACCCAAAAGGTCATTGACTGTCTCAATAAGAACTTTACCGCTGATAATATAATGCTGGTCCTTGATTTTTCGGACCTCAGAAACTTCATCTGCATCAAATTCATCGCGGATTTCCCCAACAATTTCTTCAAGGATATCTTCAACAGTAACAATACCCGAAGTACCCCCGAACTCATCTAGTAGGATGGCCATATGAGTTCTTTCCTTTTGCATTTTCAACAGTAAATTTTGAATGGGGATCGTTTCAATTACGCTAATGACCGGTTTGACGAAAGGCTTAATCGACTTCTTATTTACAATGTCATTCGATATTTTTGTGGTTAAGATATCTTTGATATTCACAATACCAATAATGTTGTCCTTATCACCGTTAATAACGGGATAGCGTGTATATTTTTGTTCTTTCATGAGCGAAAGGATATTTTTCGGCTGATCATCGATAGAAATACCTACCATTTCAGTTCTAGGTACCATAATTTCTTTGGCAATTCGATTATTAAAATCAAATACGTTATTTACATAGGTTAATTCTGATTCATTAATTTCACCGCTTTGATAACTTTCAGAAAGAATTATCCTTAATTCATCCTCTGAATGGGCTAACTCGTTTTCTGAGGCTGGTTTAAGCCCGAATAGCCCCGTAATCTTCCTCGAGGAAGTATTAAGCAGCCAGATGAAGGGATAAAACAATTTGTAAAACCAGATCATCGGTCTAGCAAATAAAAGAGTAACCGTTTCAGCTTTCTGGATGGCAAAAGATTTAGGTGCCAGTTCCCCGACAACCACATTAATAAATGTCACTAGGGCAAAGGAAATAACCATGGATAATATATGGGATATTGAATGATTGATATGAACAAGATTAAATAAAGGTTCAAGCAGTTTTGATACAGTTGGTTCCCCCAGCCAGCCTATCCCTAGCGCGGTAACGGTAATACCAAGCTGACAGGCCGATAGATATTCATCCAAGTGTGTTACTACCTGTTTGGCAGACTGTGCTCCCCTTTTTCCTTCATTCATTAATTGATCGATACGTGTACCTCTTACTTTTACAATCGCAAATTCTACCGCAACAAAAAATGCAGTTAGCGCGATAAGGATAGCAATGATGAACAAGTTTATTATGTCCAAATGGTTGGCCTTAACAAGGTAAGGCTCACACCTCCAGTTGTATTTTTAATTAGTAATCTACTTTAATTGGTTAGTATTAACATGAACTAAAGTTCAATTATTGCACAACTATGTTATTTTGTCAATATAACATGAACTGGAGTTCATGTTTATTGTCTGTGCTTTTCTATACAATTTTTCCAATTATTGACGAAACTTTCCTATGTTTATATCGTATACTTAATAGGAATATTTTACATAAGTGGAAATAGGGGTGTATAAAATGGAATTGGAAAAAGAGATGCATGTGAAGAAAGAGAATCCGAGTTTGGTAGGAATGTTTACGAGTCCTGGGGTGCAATTTGAAAGAATTAAGAGGAATCCTAAAATTTGGGTGCCGCTGATTCTTATTAGTATTATTTATGTAATAGGAATGACGTTAATGGCGCTGTCGATGGACGTGGAAGCCTTAATTGATTCGGGGGTGCCGGAAGATCAAGCGGAAATAGTACTGGCGATTACAAAGGTAACGATTGCCGTTACAGGAATTTTTGCGCCCATTTTTGGTGTTCTTATTAGCAGTGTGATTCAATTAATTATTGCCAAAATTGCTAATGCAACGGTTACGTTTAAACAGTTATTTTCAATGAATACTTATATCATGATCATCGGGGCAATCGGGCTATTAGTAAACATGGCGATTAGGTTTGGAATTGGCGGAAATCCGGAAATCTATCTGACTAGTTTAGCAGGCTTGTTAAATTCAGAAAAGGCAGGTGTTTTAGGCTCATTTGAAGTGTTTGGGATCTGGGGCGTTATCTTAACCGCTTTAGGACTTCATAAAACAGCGCAATTTTCTAAAGGGGTGGCTTGGACAATTGCGATTGTCTTCTTCTTACTTCAAATTGGATTTGGCTTGATTGGCACACTATTTCAAGGAGCGCCGAAGCTATAATGAAGAAAAAATCGTGGATTGCAGTGTGTGTAATTAGCTTGGTGGTTATCATGATTTCCGTCAGCGTTTATCGGCAAGTTTTTGCAAAAGGTCCTTTTGTTAAAACAGCCGAAATCAAACAGGAGGAAATTTCCTCACAGCTGATGATTCCTGGTACGGTAAAGCTACAGGTAGAGCAAATGGTATATGCCGCCCCTGAAAAGGGAGAACTAAAGGAACTGCTTGTGGAAGAAGGGCAGGAAGTCAAGAAGGGAACTGTTGTGGCAAAACTTCAAAATCCTCAGCTTGACTTAGAAATCGAACAAAACAAATTAGCAATTGAATCGGCTAATTTGAAAATTAATCAAATGGATAAGAAAATAAAACAGCTGAAAGAGAAAGAAAAGACTTTAGCAGACCAGATTGGTAAGGAGGAAGCAAAGAAACAGCTGGTACCGGAGTTTGAACAGCTAGAGATGGAAAAGAAATTAGCAAATTTGGATTTGAAGCAAACTTCACTTCAAAAGGATATGATCGGCAAACGTCAAGCAGATTTAGAGATTAGGAGTACAATAGACGGTGTGGTGTTATCTGCGAAGAAGCCTGATTCTACTTCAGTGGATGGAACTATGGCTGAGCCCGTTATACATATTGGTCAGCTTGCAGAAATGACAGCGACCGGACTTTTATCTGAATATGACACGTTAAAAGTTAGCAGGGGACAAAAGGTGATCGTAAAGTCTGATGCTGTGCCTGGTCAGGAATGGCAAGGAGAAATTGCAAAGATTGCCATTCTACCGCAGCAAAGCCAAATAGGCACACAAAATGGGAGCCAGGCTGTCCAGTATCCCGTGACTGTAAAAATTTCAGGTGACATAAAGAACTTAAAACCGGGTTTCCAGGTAATTATGGAAATTGAGACTGAAAAAAGGACTGCTATGGTGCTGCCCATTGATGCAATCCATGATGATGGGGATAAGCCATCTGTGTTTATTGTAAAGGATGGAAAGGCCAGTAAGCAGAAGGTGAAAACAGGGATTACATCCGGTGACAAGATTGAAATCCTTGAGGGTGTTGCAAAAGGAGATCGTGTCATTATTAAAGGACCCGATAATCTAAAGAACGGGTTGGAAGTGACAGTCAAATGATCCGGCTCGATTCCATCACTAAATCGTTTTTACTAGGAAAAGAAAGTGTGCATGTATTAAATGGCATTAGCCTTGAGATAATCCAAGGTGAGTTTGTTGCCATTATGGGGCCCTCAGGTTCAGGGAAATCAACCTTAATGAATATCATTGGCTGTTTGGATAAGCCTTCTGAAGGGGACTACTACCTCGGAGGGGAAAATGTCTCGCATTATAATGATAAGGAATTGGCGCGGGTTAGGAATCAGTCAATCGGTTTTGTCTTTCAGCAATTTCATCTTCTGCCACGCTTGTCTGCATTAAAAAATGTTGAACTTCCGATGATCTATGCCGGGGTATCAAAAAAAGAGCGTCAGATCCGAGCAGAAGAGGCTTTAACGAAAGTAGGGCTGTCAGATCGGATGGAACATCTTCCTAATGCACTGTCAGGCGGACAAAAGCAGCGGGTAGCCATTGCTAGATCAATTGTGAATCGACCTAAGCTTATTTTAGCGGATGAACCGACAGGAGCACTTGATACGAAAACAAGTAAAGATATCATGGAACAATTTCGCGAGCTTAATATGGAAGGTGTAACCGTTATTGTTGTTACCCATGAGCCTGAAGTAGCGGAGTATGCCAATCGGACGATTATGGTTAGGGATGGAATACTTCAATCCCCTGCCGCGATGGAGAGGGGGCAGTTCAAATGAGTTTTATGGAAAACCTCTCCATGGCATTAAGTTCGCTTAAAGCACATAAGATGCGCAGTATTCTGACAATGTTGGGTATCATCATTGGGGTTGGTGCTGTCATTATCGTTGTGGCGATCGGACAGGGTGGAGAAGCGATGCTGAAATCTCAGATCACCGGTCCAGGCAATACCATTGAATTGTTTTATCAGCCTTCTGATGAAGAAATGAGGGCCAACCCTAACGTCCTTATGCAA belongs to Neobacillus sp. OS1-2 and includes:
- a CDS encoding DNA-3-methyladenine glycosylase, yielding MKEDQQDWQEIDGTILINLPDDFNSKANLGYLVRNKNECMFEVENEMITRVIVVGETRTLVQIHVNNSNQMVVRFLNVSRPLNRSQRAGVVQYIREWFDLDRDLTPFYAMAKADPLLKWPVQQFYGLRVIGVPDLFEALCWGVLGQQINLAFAYSLKRQFVEKFGDSIKWNGRIYWIFPTCEQIALVTPADLADIKMTLKKSEYIIGIAQFMASGKLSKEKLMRMENLKEVEKSLITIRGIGPWTANYVIMRCLRNPSAYPIDDVGLHNAIRHLTKAMNKPAKEELLKLSIRWEGWQSYATFYLWHVLY
- a CDS encoding ABC transporter ATP-binding protein, which codes for MIRLDSITKSFLLGKESVHVLNGISLEIIQGEFVAIMGPSGSGKSTLMNIIGCLDKPSEGDYYLGGENVSHYNDKELARVRNQSIGFVFQQFHLLPRLSALKNVELPMIYAGVSKKERQIRAEEALTKVGLSDRMEHLPNALSGGQKQRVAIARSIVNRPKLILADEPTGALDTKTSKDIMEQFRELNMEGVTVIVVTHEPEVAEYANRTIMVRDGILQSPAAMERGQFK
- a CDS encoding DUF3231 family protein translates to MEDKSKIPLTAAEMSGLWTQYMNDSLAVCVNRYYLETVEDEEVRPIVEFTLNTAKKNILIMEDIFKREDFPTPMGFTDQDVNTKAPKLFSDTFVLTYLRHMSIIAMQASGGVLGLATRPDIVTFHKSVLNAAIELQDLTRNLLLKQGTYIKPPYITPPDSVEFVKQNHFLAGFLGKKRAITSVEISHLFFNLKTNAIGKALITGFAQIAEDKDVKQFFVRGMQMARDHMDIFGNFLKEEELPVPMSSDANVLDFTSRIFSDKLMMFHIASMNMSGIGNYAISMAASLRRDIGMKYASLIPEVSLYAGDGAKMMIRKGWMEEPPQADDREELVQGH
- a CDS encoding Yip1 family protein — encoded protein: MELEKEMHVKKENPSLVGMFTSPGVQFERIKRNPKIWVPLILISIIYVIGMTLMALSMDVEALIDSGVPEDQAEIVLAITKVTIAVTGIFAPIFGVLISSVIQLIIAKIANATVTFKQLFSMNTYIMIIGAIGLLVNMAIRFGIGGNPEIYLTSLAGLLNSEKAGVLGSFEVFGIWGVILTALGLHKTAQFSKGVAWTIAIVFFLLQIGFGLIGTLFQGAPKL
- a CDS encoding methylated-DNA--[protein]-cysteine S-methyltransferase — protein: MKSMNKITIYWSLLTFKDWNLYIAATDKGLCYVGSLNKSLEELTIWAEKQFPGVLLVEDREELEPYVTELIEYFEGKRMNFSVPFDYQGTDFQVAVWNALCEIPFGETRSYSDIANHIDKPSAVRAVGSAIGANPVLITVPCHRVVGKNGSLTGYRGGLEMKKQLLGLEQKY
- a CDS encoding tellurite resistance/C4-dicarboxylate transporter family protein; this encodes MISFLKEKTANLFTGYFALTMATGALSISLFLLDVHFMAKILLYANSLFYIILWILTILRLIWHFPKVIADLTSHEKGPGFFTLVAGTCVFGSQLIIVGDVYHLAKYLWFFSIFLWLLIMYSFFFSVTIRKEKPRIAQGINGAWLIAAVATQSVSVLGTLLSPHFTNGKEIILFFTFSMFLLGCMLYLNIIALIFYRFTFVDFKHESLTPPYWINMGAVAIATLAGSNLILNAKHSTLLTEVIPFLKGFTLFYWITGTWWIPLLFILMIWKYIYEKIHITYDPQFWGMAFPLAMYTTCTIQLSKALEFPFLMVVPKIMIFIAITVWILVFLGLIRSFFIKNKINTYPR
- a CDS encoding aldo/keto reductase, whose translation is MKYINIANTDLTVSNMIMGNMRLTQLSLPESEKLIRTAMEEGINFFDHADIYGKGKCEEIFSDAIQMNSSIREKMIIQSKCGIISPEGYFDFSKEHIIESVNGILNRLKTEYLDILLLHRPDPLMEPAEVAEAFEELHSSGKVKYFGVSNHNPAQIELLQKYIPHKLVVNQLQFSIAHTPMIDSGITLNMKNDQAINRDSSILEYCRLHDITMQAWSPYQHGFFEGSFLGDLDRFPKLNEVVDTIAEKYDVTNTAIATAWITRHPANIQVVLGTTNPERMKAACKGAEIRLTREEWYQIYKAAGNIVP
- a CDS encoding hemolysin family protein, producing the protein MFIIAILIALTAFFVAVEFAIVKVRGTRIDQLMNEGKRGAQSAKQVVTHLDEYLSACQLGITVTALGIGWLGEPTVSKLLEPLFNLVHINHSISHILSMVISFALVTFINVVVGELAPKSFAIQKAETVTLLFARPMIWFYKLFYPFIWLLNTSSRKITGLFGLKPASENELAHSEDELRIILSESYQSGEINESELTYVNNVFDFNNRIAKEIMVPRTEMVGISIDDQPKNILSLMKEQKYTRYPVINGDKDNIIGIVNIKDILTTKISNDIVNKKSIKPFVKPVISVIETIPIQNLLLKMQKERTHMAILLDEFGGTSGIVTVEDILEEIVGEIRDEFDADEVSEVRKIKDQHYIISGKVLIETVNDLLGTSISNKDLDTIGGWFLSKKFDAEIGDSIELDGFSFRIKEMEEHHILFMEIQKLAEQELTFPEKSVS
- a CDS encoding efflux RND transporter periplasmic adaptor subunit, yielding MKKKSWIAVCVISLVVIMISVSVYRQVFAKGPFVKTAEIKQEEISSQLMIPGTVKLQVEQMVYAAPEKGELKELLVEEGQEVKKGTVVAKLQNPQLDLEIEQNKLAIESANLKINQMDKKIKQLKEKEKTLADQIGKEEAKKQLVPEFEQLEMEKKLANLDLKQTSLQKDMIGKRQADLEIRSTIDGVVLSAKKPDSTSVDGTMAEPVIHIGQLAEMTATGLLSEYDTLKVSRGQKVIVKSDAVPGQEWQGEIAKIAILPQQSQIGTQNGSQAVQYPVTVKISGDIKNLKPGFQVIMEIETEKRTAMVLPIDAIHDDGDKPSVFIVKDGKASKQKVKTGITSGDKIEILEGVAKGDRVIIKGPDNLKNGLEVTVK